In Turicibacter sanguinis, a genomic segment contains:
- a CDS encoding DUF503 domain-containing protein, with amino-acid sequence MKIGYLEIVLSASWVRSLKEKRMLVRSIVAKTRQKFNISVKEFATLDEHQTITLGITCGSNSTSQIDAILDQVVNFIESNYETEIIGIEREIL; translated from the coding sequence ATGAAAATTGGTTATCTTGAAATCGTCTTATCCGCATCTTGGGTGCGTAGTTTAAAAGAGAAACGAATGCTTGTGAGAAGTATCGTAGCCAAAACACGTCAAAAATTTAATATATCGGTTAAGGAGTTTGCAACACTTGATGAACATCAGACCATTACGCTTGGAATCACGTGTGGGTCGAATTCTACTTCACAAATCGATGCGATTTTGGATCAAGTGGTTAATTTTATTGAATCAAATTATGAAACAGAAATAATTGGGATAGAAAGAGAAATTTTATAA
- a CDS encoding AI-2E family transporter, with amino-acid sequence MIKLEKWLEKRISFIKGLFFVSCAYIIIKMVDNYQVFFASFKDILATLSPFLLAFIIAYIFNPVMMFIEKRFKVKRNLSLSLTYFGFLLLCYLMISFIFPVIYHSASDLIKQIPSYATEIQTWINGWTNQMSGFDFGELNEFKTQLLSMIPKVTEILTSSIGSLVSITYGAVTLTGNVLLAFIISIYILVEKEKFTEMSKKLIYIIFRPKNAGYILQTSRLFHENIGKYLIGKSIDSIFVGICATIGLALMGAKYAVLLGVIFGLTNMVPFVGPIFGTLIAVGINLFYNPIVAIIALIFLLIVQQVESLIIDPKVVGQKMGLNPFFTLLAVTVGGKLMGIVGMILGVPIMGVLKLYASNAINYYYDKTILVCEQEESDE; translated from the coding sequence GTGATTAAATTGGAAAAGTGGTTAGAAAAACGAATTTCATTTATAAAGGGCTTATTTTTTGTGAGTTGCGCTTATATTATCATTAAGATGGTGGATAATTATCAAGTATTTTTTGCTAGTTTTAAAGATATCCTAGCGACACTCTCTCCTTTTTTATTAGCTTTTATAATCGCATATATTTTTAATCCGGTGATGATGTTTATTGAAAAACGATTTAAGGTGAAACGTAATCTAAGTCTTAGTCTCACATATTTTGGTTTTTTACTCCTGTGTTACTTGATGATTAGTTTTATTTTCCCTGTCATTTATCATAGTGCCTCAGATTTAATCAAGCAGATTCCAAGTTATGCAACTGAAATTCAAACCTGGATTAATGGGTGGACCAATCAAATGTCTGGTTTTGATTTTGGAGAGTTGAATGAGTTTAAAACACAATTGTTAAGTATGATTCCAAAAGTGACTGAAATCTTGACCAGTTCAATCGGCTCATTGGTGTCTATCACTTATGGTGCCGTGACCTTAACAGGAAATGTTCTATTAGCTTTTATTATTAGCATTTATATTTTAGTTGAAAAAGAAAAATTTACTGAGATGTCTAAAAAGTTGATTTATATTATCTTTCGCCCAAAAAATGCGGGATACATATTGCAGACTTCACGATTATTTCATGAAAACATCGGTAAATATCTAATTGGAAAGTCCATTGATTCCATTTTCGTTGGGATTTGCGCAACGATTGGACTCGCCTTGATGGGTGCTAAATATGCCGTCCTTTTAGGAGTTATTTTTGGATTAACAAATATGGTCCCGTTTGTTGGGCCTATTTTTGGAACACTGATTGCCGTTGGAATTAATTTATTCTATAATCCCATCGTGGCAATCATTGCCCTGATTTTCTTACTGATTGTCCAACAAGTAGAGTCTTTAATTATTGATCCAAAAGTGGTTGGTCAAAAGATGGGGTTAAATCCATTCTTCACCTTATTAGCCGTCACGGTTGGAGGGAAGTTAATGGGTATTGTTGGGATGATTTTAGGTGTTCCGATTATGGGAGTTTTAAAATTATATGCCTCAAATGCGATTAACTACTATTATGACAAAACAATTCTAGTTTGCGAACAAGAAGAGTCTGACGAATAA
- a CDS encoding MATE family efflux transporter codes for MPKNNRKFYKRLFILAIPIVLQNLITSSLNMLDTMMIGSLGEVQLAAVGVANQFYFLYSLLVMGIGAGCSILIAQLWGKEDTENVKKVLQLGLAAGIVFAVIFTVIGFFGSESIIKIFNPDPDVIRFGSEYLRVSIFSYLATAISFVFAGALRSIGNTALPMWGSLIGLIINGVFNAILIFGLLGFPALGVVGAAIATLMARLVECFIIIIVVALKVKPLNLSFKQLVTFDRLMAGMLYQAALPVVLNEACWGLTNITYNIIYGRMGVNAIATTQITTTIMNLFMIVVFGMAHASVVVIGNEIGANQEEQAIIYAKKIIRLALIIAVVMAVGLVLFAPAIVGIYKVSDLVRQNAIQILYIFAIFMLPRVYNGVQIVGILRGGGDAKYGSIVQGLSMWIFGIPFGIIGAFIFKWPITYVIFLISCEEVIRYLIISRRFRSNKWINNMVREMA; via the coding sequence ATGCCAAAAAACAATCGTAAATTTTATAAACGATTATTTATCTTAGCAATACCAATTGTCTTACAAAACTTGATTACATCATCGTTAAATATGTTAGATACGATGATGATAGGAAGTTTAGGAGAAGTCCAACTTGCAGCTGTTGGTGTTGCGAATCAGTTTTATTTCTTATATAGTTTACTTGTGATGGGAATTGGAGCAGGATGCTCGATTTTAATCGCTCAATTATGGGGAAAAGAAGACACAGAGAATGTTAAAAAAGTTTTACAACTCGGGTTAGCAGCAGGAATAGTTTTTGCTGTTATTTTCACCGTGATTGGATTCTTTGGTTCAGAATCGATTATTAAAATATTTAATCCAGATCCAGATGTTATCCGTTTTGGAAGTGAGTATCTTCGTGTTTCTATTTTTAGTTATTTAGCGACGGCTATTTCATTTGTATTTGCTGGTGCACTTCGTAGTATTGGAAATACTGCATTACCGATGTGGGGAAGTTTAATTGGATTAATCATTAATGGCGTATTCAATGCAATTTTAATTTTTGGATTACTTGGATTCCCAGCACTTGGAGTAGTAGGGGCGGCCATCGCAACACTAATGGCTCGATTAGTCGAATGTTTTATTATCATCATCGTCGTGGCCTTAAAAGTTAAACCACTAAACTTATCATTCAAGCAACTCGTTACATTTGATCGTCTAATGGCGGGGATGTTATATCAAGCAGCTTTACCTGTTGTTTTGAATGAAGCTTGTTGGGGATTAACAAATATTACTTATAATATCATTTATGGTCGAATGGGAGTAAATGCCATTGCTACGACACAAATTACGACGACGATTATGAATTTATTTATGATTGTGGTCTTTGGAATGGCCCATGCTTCTGTAGTGGTCATTGGAAACGAAATTGGAGCAAATCAAGAAGAGCAAGCGATTATTTACGCTAAAAAGATTATTCGCCTCGCGTTAATTATTGCGGTCGTCATGGCGGTTGGTCTTGTTTTATTTGCACCAGCCATTGTTGGAATTTATAAGGTTTCAGATCTTGTGCGACAAAATGCGATTCAAATCTTGTATATCTTTGCTATTTTTATGCTGCCACGTGTTTATAATGGTGTTCAAATTGTTGGAATTTTACGTGGAGGTGGAGATGCAAAATACGGTTCAATTGTTCAAGGTTTAAGCATGTGGATTTTTGGAATTCCGTTTGGAATCATTGGAGCCTTTATTTTTAAATGGCCGATTACCTATGTCATCTTCCTTATTTCATGTGAAGAAGTAATCCGTTATTTAATTATTAGTCGTCGTTTCCGTTCAAATAAATGGATAAATAATATGGTTCGTGAAATGGCATAA